One segment of Sphingomonas telluris DNA contains the following:
- a CDS encoding carboxyl transferase domain-containing protein, with protein MSAPRLQTGISTESEEFRARRDHNASLVQKLRADVAEAARGGPEKHRQRHVERGKLLPRDRVERLLDPGSPFLEIGQLAAFEMYHHEVPGAGIIAGIGRVSGRQAMIVCNDATVKGGTYYPLTVKKHLRAQEIALENRLPCIYLVDSGGANLPHQAEVFPDREHFGRIFFNQAQMSSKGIAQIACVMGSCTAGGAYVPAMSDESVIVRNQGTIFLGGPPLVKAATGEEISAEDLGGGDLHARKSGVVDHLAENDEHALTIVRDIVSTLQPETGAGIELREPRPPAYDPEELYGVIPEDVRAPYDVHEVIARIVDGSEFHEFKPLYGSTLVCGFAHIWGTPVAILANNGILFSESAVKGAHFIELACQRRTPLLFLQNISGFMVGGKYEAEGIAKHGAKLVTAVATASVPKITVLIGGSFGAGNYGMSGRAYSPRFLFTWPNSRISVMGGEQAASVLATVHRDADKWTPEEAEAFKQPIRDDYEAQGNPWHATSRLWDDGIIDPAQTRDVLGLAFAACLNAPIPERPQFGVFRM; from the coding sequence ATGAGCGCACCCAGGTTGCAGACGGGCATCAGCACCGAAAGCGAAGAATTCCGCGCTCGCCGCGACCATAACGCCTCGCTTGTTCAGAAGCTGCGTGCGGATGTTGCGGAGGCGGCGCGCGGCGGCCCCGAGAAGCACCGCCAGCGCCACGTCGAGCGCGGCAAGTTGCTTCCGCGCGACCGGGTCGAACGCCTGCTCGATCCGGGGTCGCCGTTTCTCGAGATCGGCCAGCTCGCTGCGTTCGAGATGTATCATCACGAGGTTCCCGGCGCGGGCATCATCGCCGGCATCGGCCGCGTGTCGGGCAGGCAGGCGATGATCGTCTGCAACGACGCTACCGTGAAGGGCGGAACCTACTATCCGCTGACGGTGAAGAAGCACCTCCGCGCGCAGGAGATCGCGCTCGAGAACCGGTTGCCGTGCATCTATCTGGTCGACAGCGGCGGTGCGAACCTGCCGCACCAGGCGGAGGTCTTCCCGGACCGCGAACATTTCGGCCGCATCTTCTTCAACCAGGCGCAGATGAGCTCGAAGGGCATTGCCCAGATCGCGTGCGTGATGGGCAGCTGCACCGCCGGCGGCGCGTATGTCCCGGCGATGAGCGACGAGAGCGTCATCGTGCGGAACCAGGGCACGATCTTCCTCGGCGGCCCGCCCCTGGTGAAGGCGGCGACGGGCGAGGAGATCAGCGCCGAGGATCTGGGCGGCGGCGACCTCCATGCGCGCAAGTCGGGCGTGGTCGATCATCTCGCCGAGAATGACGAGCATGCGCTGACCATCGTCCGCGACATCGTTTCGACGCTGCAGCCGGAGACTGGCGCGGGCATCGAGCTGCGCGAGCCGCGGCCGCCTGCGTACGACCCGGAAGAGCTGTACGGCGTCATCCCCGAGGACGTCCGCGCTCCATACGACGTGCACGAGGTGATCGCACGCATCGTCGACGGCTCCGAGTTTCACGAGTTCAAGCCGCTCTACGGATCGACGCTCGTCTGCGGTTTCGCGCACATCTGGGGCACGCCGGTCGCGATCCTCGCGAACAACGGCATCCTGTTCAGCGAGAGCGCCGTGAAGGGCGCGCACTTCATCGAGCTCGCCTGCCAGCGCCGCACGCCGCTCCTTTTTCTGCAGAACATCAGCGGCTTCATGGTCGGTGGGAAGTACGAGGCGGAAGGCATTGCCAAGCATGGCGCGAAGCTGGTCACCGCCGTCGCCACCGCGAGCGTGCCGAAGATCACCGTCCTGATCGGCGGAAGCTTCGGCGCCGGCAATTACGGCATGAGCGGGCGAGCTTACTCGCCGCGCTTCCTGTTCACCTGGCCAAACTCTCGCATCAGCGTCATGGGTGGAGAGCAGGCGGCGAGCGTGCTCGCAACCGTGCACCGTGATGCGGATAAGTGGACTCCGGAGGAAGCAGAGGCTTTCAAGCAGCCGATCCGCGAC